Proteins from one Gimesia maris genomic window:
- a CDS encoding glycosyl hydrolase family 8 has protein sequence MKRLYATLLEWFIQQHGTPRRSRAQAARQIEALEVRTMLAAHPLADAPDVQFEVDQDWGSGRTANLILNNDEATAFTDWQLEFDFNGEIQSLWNAEVENLGGGRYRITPPSWDATLDAGESLAIGLVAVGAYSEPSGFSFNGSGSPVDPDPDPDPDPDPDPVVNAPNQPSVSVLADQAAGGFRVTLNLWAGSAANHWKLYENGTVIHEADLTGTATPQTDSLLITNRDYGVLRYQVEVSNASGTTLSDEVVYVAGGASQISIDGVDSASQALQVTIDQETVYEYTLASSSESSQFSVAVSNSRAVTAEIVNGNTLRITGLEAGRSSVRITDAESGEDRFIGFRVRTAEGALPGLPDYLTIGSVSEDTTGDLAFWQDFDDSNSLTGKYVDSRYIYLNGGPISGWQSWDPDRVSSYVRESMKLGMIPQFVYYNIPDGGESYTTNLEHIQSQSYMESYFQDLKFALDTIRTEAGDELVQMILEPDFIGYLMQNAGTSANAISAVTSAAYSSGVLQEGVDPQFDNTVTGLIEAINYTISHFAPNVEFGWQFNLWASPGIETPIPGTGIVHLTDTMGVAAGQAAIAREAELIAEYYMDAGILSYGAGFISLDKYGLDAGAQNGAASNPEASTWFWNSDHWQNYLLIVQTLTETTEREMVLWQLPVGHINDSQAVNPYDENGEFDPLTNTTRQYEDSAASFFLGDTFTASGNRLEYFSTNDLGDAKLTVSGNTITWGSHMEEARAAGIRQILFGAGVGISTDAIGSEPTDDYWWITKVQEYYQNPVPLEGSIVDPPVEVIPEVRISGATVAEGVSGTVSATLTITLSEAATQTVVVNYQTSNGTATAGEDYEASSGQVTFAVGETSKTISVRVFGDSQVEPDEQFYVTLSSPVGATLDASLSSATTVIANDDEEVVSENELNVTTPYETAVTISAGSSGGDPDYGSHAQSYEEGTLFPSQYGQTQLDQIVSNYYDSWKADWLRADPGGNGYRVIMDASGRTTSEAQGYGMLVLAHMDGYDPQARAIFDGLFQYSRANPSEGNPDLMDWAQPDAYGNSSAFDGDADIAYALLVADAQWGSDGAVNYLQEAITIIDAMYASTIGPDSHLPMLGDWVNPYGGGRNQWSVRTSDFMYGHFRAFEAATGTGAWDEVIAATQAVMTKLQQQSGTGLVPDFVIVDPVTGNVSPAPSGFLEVNDQHYWYNAGRVPWRIGADAVLSGDTVSLAQAQMLSEFFQQSSGGDPALIRGGYALDGTPLNSWSDPFFRAAVGVSAMTGSDAADQAWMNSVFDSVATTHSNYYADSVSMLSMLVMSGNYISPASALGEGGTLQSVSQPVHGVVVNNQDGTLTYTPDAGFSGTDSFVFTTVSDTGSVTSTTVHVDVEAFVVIVPEISINDVNVTEGDSGSQQAVFTVSLDQPTTEPVTVQFHTVDGTAVAGADYQSVNGQLIFQPGELTKTIMVPILGDVETETNEGFQIVLTQPVGGTLATAVGTGSIQDNDAPPASGAVNFDVVNAWNSGFQGAVEIRNESDQPMEGWLLQFTFDGEITDIWNAEIVSHVGNTYVIRGASWNDDISAGGTVSFGFIGTSTGLTEPLSDFLLNGSPV, from the coding sequence ATGAAACGACTTTACGCAACACTTCTTGAATGGTTCATTCAACAGCACGGCACTCCCAGGCGATCACGTGCTCAGGCAGCAAGACAGATCGAGGCACTGGAGGTGCGGACGATGCTCGCCGCCCATCCACTGGCGGATGCACCCGATGTACAGTTTGAGGTGGATCAGGACTGGGGCTCCGGTCGGACAGCCAACCTGATTCTGAATAACGATGAAGCGACGGCGTTTACAGACTGGCAGCTGGAGTTTGACTTTAATGGCGAGATTCAGTCACTGTGGAACGCTGAAGTAGAGAACCTGGGGGGAGGCCGTTATCGCATTACGCCTCCCAGCTGGGATGCGACTTTGGATGCAGGTGAGTCGCTGGCGATTGGACTGGTGGCCGTCGGCGCTTACAGCGAGCCCAGCGGATTTTCATTTAACGGGAGTGGTAGTCCCGTTGACCCCGATCCCGATCCGGATCCAGACCCGGATCCCGATCCTGTGGTCAATGCGCCGAATCAGCCGAGCGTCAGTGTGCTGGCAGACCAGGCAGCGGGCGGTTTTCGTGTGACTCTTAATTTGTGGGCAGGGTCAGCAGCGAATCACTGGAAGTTATACGAGAACGGCACTGTCATCCATGAAGCAGATCTGACAGGGACCGCGACCCCGCAAACGGACAGCCTGTTGATTACGAACCGGGACTATGGTGTGCTGCGATACCAGGTTGAAGTCAGTAATGCGAGCGGGACGACCTTGAGCGACGAAGTTGTGTATGTGGCTGGCGGTGCCAGTCAGATCAGTATTGATGGAGTCGATAGTGCCAGTCAGGCATTGCAGGTCACCATTGATCAGGAAACGGTTTACGAATACACGCTGGCCTCCTCGAGTGAGTCGAGTCAGTTCAGCGTAGCAGTCAGTAATTCGCGGGCAGTCACCGCTGAGATTGTGAATGGGAATACATTACGCATTACCGGTCTCGAAGCAGGACGGTCGTCTGTACGGATCACCGATGCCGAGAGCGGCGAAGACCGTTTTATCGGGTTTCGTGTACGTACAGCAGAGGGCGCACTGCCGGGGCTTCCGGATTATCTGACCATCGGTTCGGTGAGTGAAGACACGACCGGTGATCTGGCATTCTGGCAGGATTTTGATGACAGCAATTCCTTGACCGGCAAATATGTTGACTCGCGGTATATCTATCTCAACGGAGGCCCCATTTCCGGCTGGCAGAGCTGGGACCCGGACCGCGTGAGCAGCTATGTGCGCGAAAGTATGAAACTGGGAATGATCCCGCAGTTCGTGTACTACAATATTCCTGATGGTGGCGAAAGCTATACGACCAACCTGGAGCACATCCAGAGTCAGTCGTACATGGAAAGCTATTTTCAAGACCTGAAATTCGCGCTGGATACCATTCGCACCGAAGCAGGGGATGAGCTGGTGCAGATGATTCTGGAACCGGACTTCATCGGTTACCTGATGCAGAATGCCGGCACATCGGCGAACGCAATCTCGGCTGTGACGAGTGCCGCTTACAGCAGCGGTGTTTTGCAGGAAGGCGTTGATCCCCAGTTTGACAATACGGTGACGGGACTGATTGAAGCGATCAATTATACCATCAGTCATTTTGCACCGAATGTGGAGTTTGGCTGGCAGTTTAATCTGTGGGCTTCGCCGGGCATCGAAACTCCGATTCCGGGCACGGGAATTGTGCATTTGACGGATACAATGGGAGTCGCAGCCGGTCAGGCGGCGATTGCACGCGAAGCAGAACTGATTGCCGAGTATTACATGGACGCCGGCATTCTCAGTTATGGGGCGGGGTTCATCTCCCTCGATAAGTATGGACTGGATGCAGGGGCGCAAAACGGGGCAGCCAGTAATCCGGAAGCGAGTACCTGGTTCTGGAACAGCGATCACTGGCAGAATTATCTGTTGATCGTCCAGACCCTCACGGAAACGACCGAGCGAGAAATGGTGCTCTGGCAGTTGCCCGTTGGTCACATCAATGACAGTCAGGCGGTGAATCCGTATGACGAGAATGGTGAGTTTGATCCCCTGACGAATACGACGCGGCAGTATGAAGATTCCGCAGCCTCTTTCTTTCTGGGAGATACGTTTACCGCCAGTGGAAATCGACTGGAGTATTTCTCGACCAATGATCTGGGGGATGCGAAGCTGACCGTTTCCGGCAACACGATCACCTGGGGTTCCCATATGGAAGAAGCACGTGCCGCCGGTATCAGGCAGATTCTGTTTGGCGCCGGTGTTGGCATCAGCACCGATGCAATTGGCAGTGAGCCGACGGACGATTACTGGTGGATTACCAAGGTGCAGGAGTATTATCAGAACCCGGTTCCTCTGGAAGGGAGTATTGTGGACCCGCCCGTGGAAGTGATTCCTGAAGTTCGCATCAGCGGTGCAACTGTCGCGGAAGGTGTCAGCGGTACCGTATCGGCTACCTTGACGATTACCCTGTCTGAGGCTGCGACGCAAACGGTTGTCGTTAACTATCAGACGTCCAATGGGACGGCGACAGCGGGTGAGGATTATGAAGCTTCCAGCGGTCAGGTGACCTTTGCAGTGGGAGAAACCTCAAAGACGATTTCAGTACGCGTCTTTGGCGACAGCCAGGTGGAACCGGACGAGCAGTTTTATGTCACGCTCAGCAGCCCGGTTGGCGCGACGCTGGATGCGAGTTTGTCTTCTGCGACCACAGTTATTGCCAATGACGATGAAGAAGTGGTTTCTGAAAATGAATTGAATGTGACGACGCCTTATGAGACGGCGGTAACAATTTCCGCGGGAAGCTCGGGAGGCGATCCAGATTATGGCAGCCATGCGCAATCGTATGAAGAGGGGACGTTATTCCCCAGCCAGTACGGTCAGACGCAGTTGGATCAGATAGTGAGCAACTACTATGACAGCTGGAAGGCGGACTGGTTGCGTGCAGATCCGGGAGGAAATGGTTACCGGGTGATCATGGATGCGTCAGGGCGAACCACATCAGAAGCCCAGGGATACGGCATGCTGGTCCTGGCGCATATGGATGGATACGATCCTCAAGCCCGGGCGATCTTCGATGGTCTGTTCCAGTATTCGCGGGCCAATCCCAGTGAAGGGAATCCTGATCTGATGGACTGGGCGCAACCGGATGCGTACGGAAACAGTAGCGCCTTCGATGGGGACGCCGATATTGCCTATGCGCTGCTCGTTGCAGATGCTCAATGGGGAAGTGACGGTGCAGTCAACTATCTGCAGGAAGCGATTACGATTATTGATGCGATGTACGCTTCGACCATTGGACCAGACAGTCATCTGCCGATGCTGGGAGACTGGGTGAATCCTTATGGTGGTGGGCGGAATCAGTGGTCTGTACGTACCAGCGATTTCATGTATGGTCACTTCCGCGCCTTTGAAGCCGCAACCGGTACAGGGGCCTGGGATGAAGTGATCGCCGCAACGCAGGCTGTGATGACCAAACTGCAACAGCAGTCGGGGACGGGACTGGTGCCGGACTTTGTGATTGTTGATCCTGTGACCGGGAATGTGTCACCTGCGCCTTCAGGCTTTCTGGAAGTCAACGACCAGCATTACTGGTATAACGCGGGGCGTGTGCCCTGGAGGATTGGTGCCGACGCGGTTTTGAGTGGAGACACGGTCTCGCTGGCGCAGGCGCAGATGCTGTCGGAATTCTTTCAGCAATCGTCAGGCGGAGATCCGGCATTGATTCGAGGTGGCTATGCTTTGGATGGAACTCCGCTCAACAGCTGGAGCGATCCATTTTTCCGAGCGGCGGTCGGAGTGTCGGCAATGACCGGTTCCGATGCGGCTGACCAGGCATGGATGAATTCGGTCTTCGACAGTGTGGCGACGACGCACTCGAATTACTATGCAGACTCGGTTTCGATGTTGAGTATGCTGGTGATGTCGGGCAACTATATCAGTCCTGCATCTGCTCTCGGAGAAGGGGGGACGCTGCAGTCGGTTTCGCAACCCGTGCATGGGGTGGTGGTCAACAATCAGGATGGAACGCTGACTTACACACCAGACGCCGGTTTCTCGGGGACGGACAGCTTCGTGTTCACGACAGTATCTGATACGGGGAGTGTGACCAGTACCACGGTGCATGTCGACGTGGAAGCATTCGTGGTGATTGTCCCGGAAATATCCATCAATGATGTGAATGTGACGGAAGGTGACAGTGGGAGTCAACAGGCAGTGTTTACTGTTTCACTGGATCAACCGACGACTGAACCGGTGACAGTTCAGTTTCATACAGTTGATGGAACGGCGGTCGCTGGTGCGGATTATCAGTCGGTGAATGGCCAGCTGATCTTTCAGCCAGGAGAGCTGACGAAAACGATCATGGTGCCGATCCTGGGTGATGTCGAGACGGAAACGAACGAAGGCTTCCAGATCGTATTAACTCAACCCGTGGGTGGTACGCTGGCGACCGCGGTTGGCACGGGAAGTATTCAGGATAACGATGCCCCGCCTGCCTCAGGTGCTGTGAACTTTGATGTAGTGAATGCCTGGAACAGTGGATTTCAGGGAGCGGTGGAAATCCGGAATGAGAGTGATCAACCCATGGAAGGCTGGCTGCTGCAGTTCACCTTTGATGGCGAGATTACGGATATCTGGAACGCCGAGATCGTTTCGCACGTCGGGAACACCTACGTGATTCGTGGTGCCTCCTGGAACGACGACATTTCCGCTGGTGGCACGGTCTCGTTTGGTTTTATCGGGACGTCAACGGGGCTGACAGAGCCGCTGTCTGACTTCCTGCTGAATGGGAGTCCGGTCTGA
- a CDS encoding histidine phosphatase family protein, whose protein sequence is MSDEIQPLPLIYLARHGETDWSISRQHTGLTDLPLTERGARNARRLGARLKSETFARVITSPLQRASSTCELAGFGKEAGVDDDLVEWNYGDYEGMTTKEIDLQRPDWELFRDGCPGGESVAEVSARADRVIDRIRAFDSNVVLFSHGHFLLMFAARWLGQDAALGRHFFLNTSALSILGYHHGRHDPVIRLWNDCRHVDI, encoded by the coding sequence ATGAGCGACGAAATTCAACCGCTGCCTCTGATTTACCTTGCTCGACATGGTGAAACAGACTGGAGTATATCACGCCAGCATACCGGCTTGACAGATCTGCCGTTGACCGAACGCGGCGCGCGTAACGCCCGCCGACTTGGAGCACGACTTAAATCTGAGACCTTTGCCCGTGTCATTACCAGTCCGTTACAACGCGCTTCCTCTACTTGTGAATTAGCGGGCTTTGGAAAGGAGGCAGGCGTAGATGATGATCTCGTGGAATGGAACTACGGAGATTACGAAGGAATGACCACGAAAGAAATTGATCTGCAACGGCCCGACTGGGAGCTATTTCGCGACGGTTGCCCGGGTGGCGAGTCGGTTGCAGAAGTGTCTGCCAGGGCTGATCGAGTCATTGATCGAATTCGTGCCTTTGATAGTAATGTCGTGCTTTTTTCCCACGGTCATTTTCTGCTCATGTTCGCTGCCCGCTGGTTGGGCCAGGATGCAGCACTGGGGCGCCATTTTTTTCTGAACACATCCGCGTTAAGTATCCTGGGATATCACCATGGCCGGCACGACCCTGTGATTCGGCTCTGGAACGATTGTCGTCACGTAGATATTTGA